A genomic window from Erpetoichthys calabaricus chromosome 17, fErpCal1.3, whole genome shotgun sequence includes:
- the ca12 gene encoding carbonic anhydrase 12 isoform X3 — protein MTWRCLLALLTYLIIAVHSDPNAEGRKWTYTGPDGELYWDKNFPYCGGVHQSPIDIRSDVVQYDASLQPVELLYYDVSGASMLSLKNNGHSVELSLPSSMCIGGLPYRYSAAQLHLHWGSTMQPWGSEHTINGKRFAAELHIVHFNSDKYADLTTAADKADGLAVLGVFIKVGQFSPAFNRILKHLSSVKFRDQVIQVLPFDIRDLLPEKLNEYYRYDGSLTTPPCYPSVLWTIFRQPVEISSEQLNMLVSKLYCNNFQETVPVMMVDNFRHTKDVNRRRVSASFREGQ, from the exons ATGACTTGGCGGTGTTTGCTTGCGCTATTAACGTATCTGATCATCGCTGTACATAGCGATCCCAATGCAGAGG gGCGAAAGTGGACCTACACGG gacCTGATGGAGAGCTTTACTGGGACAAAAATTTCCCGTATTGTGGTGGAGTGCACCAGTCCCCTATTGACATACGCAGTGATGTGGTGCAGTACGACGCCTCCCTGCAGCCAGTTGAACTTCTCTACTATGATGTGTCTGGGGCCTCAATGCTGAGCCTGAAAAACAATGGGCATTCAG tcgaatTGTCTCTGCCATCCAGCATGTGCATCGGAGGTCTGCCCTACCGTTACTCTGCAGCTCAGCTACACCTGCACTGGGGGAGCACTATGCAGCCATGGGGCTCGGAGCACACCATCAATGGCAAGCGCTTTGCAGCAGAG CTACACATCGTGCATTTCAATTCCGACAAGTATGCAGACCTGACGACAGCTGCTGACAAAGCAGATGGCCTGGCAGTGCTTGGTGTATTCATCAAG GTTGGTCAGTTCAGTCCAGCATTTAACAGAATTTTGAAGCACTTGAGTAGTGTGAAATTTAGAG ATCAGGTTATTCAAGTGTTGCCATTTGATATCCGGGACCTCCTTCCTGAGAAGCTCAATGAATATTACCGTTATGATGGCTCTCTAACAACACCCCCCTGCTATCCCAGTGTTCTGTGGACCATCTTCAGACAGCCAGTTGAGATCTCTTCAGAGCAG cTGAACATGTTGGTGTCAAAGTTGTATTGCAACAATTTCCAAGAGACAGTACCAGTAATGATGGTCGATAACTTTAGGCACACCAAGGATGTGAATCGAAGACGGGTCTCTGCTTCTTTCCGTGAAG GCCAGTGA
- the ca12 gene encoding carbonic anhydrase 12 isoform X2 — protein MTWRCLLALLTYLIIAVHSDPNAEGRKWTYTGPDGELYWDKNFPYCGGVHQSPIDIRSDVVQYDASLQPVELLYYDVSGASMLSLKNNGHSVELSLPSSMCIGGLPYRYSAAQLHLHWGSTMQPWGSEHTINGKRFAAELHIVHFNSDKYADLTTAADKADGLAVLGVFIKVGQFSPAFNRILKHLSSVKFRDQVIQVLPFDIRDLLPEKLNEYYRYDGSLTTPPCYPSVLWTIFRQPVEISSEQLNMLVSKLYCNNFQETVPVMMVDNFRHTKDVNRRRVSASFREGMLLSIIVAALLGVALIIALTCFVIRQKRRKAAEHKMKEVVYKPAARREGDTSKV, from the exons ATGACTTGGCGGTGTTTGCTTGCGCTATTAACGTATCTGATCATCGCTGTACATAGCGATCCCAATGCAGAGG gGCGAAAGTGGACCTACACGG gacCTGATGGAGAGCTTTACTGGGACAAAAATTTCCCGTATTGTGGTGGAGTGCACCAGTCCCCTATTGACATACGCAGTGATGTGGTGCAGTACGACGCCTCCCTGCAGCCAGTTGAACTTCTCTACTATGATGTGTCTGGGGCCTCAATGCTGAGCCTGAAAAACAATGGGCATTCAG tcgaatTGTCTCTGCCATCCAGCATGTGCATCGGAGGTCTGCCCTACCGTTACTCTGCAGCTCAGCTACACCTGCACTGGGGGAGCACTATGCAGCCATGGGGCTCGGAGCACACCATCAATGGCAAGCGCTTTGCAGCAGAG CTACACATCGTGCATTTCAATTCCGACAAGTATGCAGACCTGACGACAGCTGCTGACAAAGCAGATGGCCTGGCAGTGCTTGGTGTATTCATCAAG GTTGGTCAGTTCAGTCCAGCATTTAACAGAATTTTGAAGCACTTGAGTAGTGTGAAATTTAGAG ATCAGGTTATTCAAGTGTTGCCATTTGATATCCGGGACCTCCTTCCTGAGAAGCTCAATGAATATTACCGTTATGATGGCTCTCTAACAACACCCCCCTGCTATCCCAGTGTTCTGTGGACCATCTTCAGACAGCCAGTTGAGATCTCTTCAGAGCAG cTGAACATGTTGGTGTCAAAGTTGTATTGCAACAATTTCCAAGAGACAGTACCAGTAATGATGGTCGATAACTTTAGGCACACCAAGGATGTGAATCGAAGACGGGTCTCTGCTTCTTTCCGTGAAG GTATGCTGCTGTCCATTATCGTAGCAGCTTTACTTGGGGTTGCTCTCATCATTGCACTGACCTGTTTTGTGATACGACAGAAAAG AAGAAAGGCTGCAGAGCACAAGATGAAAGAAGTCGTCTATAAACCCGCTGCCCGACGAGAAGGGGACACTTCCAAAGTGTAG
- the ca12 gene encoding carbonic anhydrase 12 isoform X1 yields MTWRCLLALLTYLIIAVHSDPNAEGRKWTYTGPDGELYWDKNFPYCGGVHQSPIDIRSDVVQYDASLQPVELLYYDVSGASMLSLKNNGHSVELSLPSSMCIGGLPYRYSAAQLHLHWGSTMQPWGSEHTINGKRFAAELHIVHFNSDKYADLTTAADKADGLAVLGVFIKVGQFSPAFNRILKHLSSVKFRDQVIQVLPFDIRDLLPEKLNEYYRYDGSLTTPPCYPSVLWTIFRQPVEISSEQLNMLVSKLYCNNFQETVPVMMVDNFRHTKDVNRRRVSASFREGQARTSRVPPPNLRRHLIQKLKSEDLGDLTDDEMAGIPYSKFGYPELPASKRTGGVIPGANDVDWEKRSTGHAPGALPEYWSYSGIIGETGNPNSKDSPFSFSALEKYVRLLKKSYSSREFISAIREAVCPELNVRSYLEGRSSLMPATVQRILQVRRAKETAELNRGPRRIARGQRGGFNALRAGIARSSRFQAVHPKVRRTSNSHPKVWNGGNSVYLHRMNIED; encoded by the exons ATGACTTGGCGGTGTTTGCTTGCGCTATTAACGTATCTGATCATCGCTGTACATAGCGATCCCAATGCAGAGG gGCGAAAGTGGACCTACACGG gacCTGATGGAGAGCTTTACTGGGACAAAAATTTCCCGTATTGTGGTGGAGTGCACCAGTCCCCTATTGACATACGCAGTGATGTGGTGCAGTACGACGCCTCCCTGCAGCCAGTTGAACTTCTCTACTATGATGTGTCTGGGGCCTCAATGCTGAGCCTGAAAAACAATGGGCATTCAG tcgaatTGTCTCTGCCATCCAGCATGTGCATCGGAGGTCTGCCCTACCGTTACTCTGCAGCTCAGCTACACCTGCACTGGGGGAGCACTATGCAGCCATGGGGCTCGGAGCACACCATCAATGGCAAGCGCTTTGCAGCAGAG CTACACATCGTGCATTTCAATTCCGACAAGTATGCAGACCTGACGACAGCTGCTGACAAAGCAGATGGCCTGGCAGTGCTTGGTGTATTCATCAAG GTTGGTCAGTTCAGTCCAGCATTTAACAGAATTTTGAAGCACTTGAGTAGTGTGAAATTTAGAG ATCAGGTTATTCAAGTGTTGCCATTTGATATCCGGGACCTCCTTCCTGAGAAGCTCAATGAATATTACCGTTATGATGGCTCTCTAACAACACCCCCCTGCTATCCCAGTGTTCTGTGGACCATCTTCAGACAGCCAGTTGAGATCTCTTCAGAGCAG cTGAACATGTTGGTGTCAAAGTTGTATTGCAACAATTTCCAAGAGACAGTACCAGTAATGATGGTCGATAACTTTAGGCACACCAAGGATGTGAATCGAAGACGGGTCTCTGCTTCTTTCCGTGAAG GACAAGCCAGAACATCAAGGGTGCCACCTCCAAATCTGCGCAGACACCTTATCCAGAAGTTGAAGTCTGAAGACTTAGGGGACCTCACTGATGATGAAATGGCTGGGATACCATATTCAAAGTTTGGATATCCTGAGCTTCCAGCTAGCAAACGGACTGGTGGAGTGATTCCAGGAGCTAATGATGTGGACTGGGAGAAGAGGTCCACCGGGCATGCCCCAGGAGCCTTGCCAGAATACTGGAGCTATTCTGGGATTATCGGGGAGACGGGAAATCCAAACTCTAAAGACTCCCCCTTCAGTTTCAGTGCCTTGGAGAAGTATGTTCGATTACTGAAGAAGAGTTACTCCTCAAGAGAGTTTATATCTGCCATCCGTGAAGCAGTGTGTCCAGAACTGAACGTTCGAAGCTACCTTGAAGGAAGATCTTCTCTCATGCCGGCAACCGTGCAGAGAATCCTGCAAGTTAGACGAGCCAAAGAGACTGCAGAACTAAATCGTGGCCCAAGAAGAATCGCTCGTGGGCAAAGGGGTGGCTTCAACGCCCTGCGAGCAGGGATTGCTCGGTCCTCTCGTTTTCAAGCTGTCCACCCCAAAGTGAGACGCACCAGCAATTCCCATCCAAAAGTCTGGAATGGAGGAAACTCTGTTTATCTGCATAGGATGAATATAGAAGATTAG